Proteins encoded in a region of the Streptomyces rubradiris genome:
- a CDS encoding DUF6292 family protein codes for MAHMSLAWPCALSPDAPKRAHSAYLRAVVAALGPHAGSAEWDDSLAGTGPDGEEIMLLEAFVDVAGGIWTLVWNQMAGWSYSIAPLDDEDDEPKERLPLITGAIVPPADAVALAVRTLAERGPTALPAHADEIPIPVGAQVGVEQREFMELGYITPDTAQRLAVYSLAEDLLRT; via the coding sequence ATGGCCCACATGAGTCTTGCGTGGCCGTGTGCCCTTTCCCCCGACGCGCCGAAGCGGGCGCACTCCGCATACCTGAGGGCCGTCGTCGCAGCCCTTGGCCCCCATGCGGGTTCAGCCGAGTGGGACGACAGTCTCGCCGGGACCGGCCCGGACGGCGAAGAAATCATGCTGCTGGAAGCCTTCGTCGATGTCGCGGGTGGGATCTGGACGCTGGTGTGGAACCAGATGGCCGGCTGGTCGTACAGCATCGCGCCCTTGGATGATGAAGACGACGAGCCGAAAGAACGCCTGCCCCTTATCACCGGAGCAATCGTTCCGCCCGCTGATGCCGTTGCCCTCGCTGTACGCACGCTCGCCGAGCGGGGACCCACCGCCCTCCCGGCTCACGCAGACGAGATCCCGATTCCGGTCGGCGCCCAGGTAGGCGTGGAGCAGCGCGAGTTCATGGAGTTGGGGTACATCACGCCCGACACGGCGCAACGCCTGGCGGTGTACTCACTGGCAGAGGACCTGCTCCGAACGTGA
- a CDS encoding bifunctional DNA primase/polymerase, whose amino-acid sequence MSTRDVQAVIAASGYARHGTTMLGGSFRSCTCPKTRCGGVAGGTERDGCPEHRRSPAQLWHWAAECPGRLADAQTAVRRGLAVFPLPVGGRVPSPGWQRLATRDEAVLPELLADGRNVGISCRASGVVALDLDVHDDDGQAVLAGLAARLGKPWPDTLTVATPSGGRHLYFRVSADCTIGSSSGGRTALGPGIDVRGPGRRSGGYLVGPGSLVGGLPYTIVHDSPVAPLPNWIADRLHPRGA is encoded by the coding sequence ATGAGCACGCGCGACGTCCAAGCCGTCATCGCGGCGAGCGGCTACGCCCGCCACGGCACGACGATGCTCGGCGGGTCCTTCCGGAGCTGCACGTGCCCCAAGACCCGGTGCGGAGGCGTTGCCGGGGGCACCGAGCGCGACGGGTGCCCCGAACACCGGCGCAGCCCCGCCCAGCTCTGGCACTGGGCCGCCGAATGCCCCGGGCGGCTCGCCGACGCACAGACCGCTGTCCGGCGCGGCCTGGCGGTCTTCCCGCTCCCCGTCGGTGGCCGGGTGCCCTCCCCTGGCTGGCAGCGGCTGGCGACCCGCGACGAGGCGGTGCTGCCCGAGCTGCTCGCCGACGGCCGCAACGTCGGCATCTCCTGCCGGGCCTCCGGCGTCGTCGCCCTGGACCTGGATGTCCACGACGACGACGGCCAGGCCGTGCTCGCCGGACTGGCCGCGCGCCTCGGTAAGCCGTGGCCCGACACGTTGACCGTGGCGACCCCGTCCGGTGGCCGGCACCTGTACTTCCGGGTGTCGGCGGACTGCACCATCGGCAGCAGCTCCGGCGGCCGGACCGCCCTCGGCCCGGGGATCGACGTCCGCGGGCCCGGCCGCCGCAGCGGCGGGTACCTCGTCGGGCCCGGCTCCCTTGTGGGCGGCCTGCCCTACACGATCGTCCACGACTCCCCTGTGGCTCCCCTGCCAAACTGGATCGCCGACCGGCTTCACCCGAGGGGGGCCTGA